A region of Macaca thibetana thibetana isolate TM-01 chromosome 20, ASM2454274v1, whole genome shotgun sequence DNA encodes the following proteins:
- the TIGD7 gene encoding tigger transposable element-derived protein 7 isoform X2, with the protein MNKRGKYTTLNLEEKMKVLSRIEAGRSLKSVMDEFGIIGAEKRKRTTGAKYGDVDDAVYMWYQQKRSAGVPVRGVELQAAAERFAQCFGRTDFKASTGWLFRFRNRHAIGNRKGCGEQVLSSVSENVEPFRQKLSMIIKEEKLCLAQLYSGDETDLFWKSMPENSQASRKDICLPGKKINKERLSALLCANADGTHKLKSIIIGKSKLPKSVKEDTSTLPVIYKPSKDVWFTRELFSEWFFQNFVPEVRHFQLNVLRFHEEDIRALLLLDSCPAHPSSESLTSEDGRIKCMFFPHNTSTLIQPMNQGVILSCKRLYRWKQLEESLVIFEESDDEQEKGDKGVSKIKMYNIKSAIFNWAKSWDEVKQITIANAWENLLYKKEPEYDFQGLEDGDYREILEKCGELETKLDDNRVWLNGDEEKGCLLKTKGGITKEVVQKGGETEKQTAEFKLSAVRENLDYLLDFVDATPEFQRFHFTLKEMQQEIVKKQFQSKICSRTGSFLKPRPHNIKDSFSGPSTSGSNH; encoded by the exons ATGAATAAGAGAGGGAAATATACAACACTGAATCTGGAGGAGAAAATGAAGGTTCTAAGTAGAATTGAAGCTGGACGATCACTTAAAAGTGTAATGGATGAATTTGGAATCA TAGGGgctgagaagagaaagaggacaaCCGGAGCCAAATATGGTGATGTAGATGATGCGGTCTACATGTGGTACCAACAGAAACGCTCAGCTGGTGTTCCGGTAAGAGGCGTGGAGCTTCAGGCTGCTGCAGAGAGATTCGCACAATGTTTTGGGCGAACAGATTTCAAAGCTAGCACTGGTTGGCTTTTTAGATTTCGAAATCGGCATGCAATTGGGAACCGAAAAGGATGTGGCGAACAAGTCCTAAGTTCAGTTTCTGAAAATGTTGAACCATTTCGACAAAAACTGTCCATGATAATCAAAGAGGAGAAGCTGTGTCTAGCTCAGCTATACAGTGGGGATGAAACAGACCTCTTTTGGAAGTCAATGCCAGAAAATTCTCAGGCAAGTAGGAAGGATATCTGCCTAccagggaagaaaataaacaaagaaaggtTGTCTGCCCTTTTATGTGCAAATGCAGATGGAACTCATAAATTAAAGTCAATCATTATTGGAAAATCAAAACTGCCCAAAAGTGTGAAAGAGGACACAAGTACATTGCCTGTGATATATAAACCCAGTAAAGATGTTTGGTTCACCAGAGAATTGTTTTCAGAATGGTTTTTTCAAAACTTTGTTCCTGAGGTCCGACATTTTCAACTTAATGTCCTAAGATTTCATGAAGAGGACATCAGGGCGTTGTTACTTCTGGACAGTTGCCCAGCTCATCCTTCCTCTGAATCACTAACCAGTGAGGATGGTCGAATAAAATGTATGTTCTTTCCCCATAACACTTCAACCTTGATTCAGCCAATGAATCAAGGTGTGATCTTGAGTTGCAAACGACTGTATAGATGGAAGCAACTTGAAGAGAGTCTTGTAATATTTGAAGAAAGTGATGATGAGCAAGAGAAAGGAGATAAAGGagtttccaaaattaaaatgtacaatataaaAAGTGCAATTTTTAACTGGGCAAAAAGTTGGGATGAAGTAAAACAAATAACCATAGCAAATGCATGGGAAAATCTTCTTTACAAAAAGGAACCTGAATATGATTTTCAAGGCTTAGAAGATGGGGATTATAGAGAAATTCTTGAAAAATGTGGGGAGTTGGAAACTAAGTTGGATGATAATAGGGTGTGGTTAAATGGAGATGAAGAAAAGGGTTGTCTCCTAAAAACCAAAGGTGGAATAACAAAGGAAGTTGTTCAAAAAGGAGGAGAAACTGAGAAGCAGACTGCTGAATTTAAATTATCTGCTGTAAGAGAGAATTTGGACTACCTTCTTGACTTTGTTGATGCCACACCTGAGTTTCAGAGATTCCACTTCACACTGAAAGAGATGCAACAAGAAATAGTCAAGAAACAGTTCCAGAGTAAAATCTGTTCTAGAACTGGTAGCTTTTTGAAACCTAGGCCTCATAATATTAAGGACTCCTTCAGTGGGCCTTCAACTTCTGGTTCTAATCATTAG
- the TIGD7 gene encoding tigger transposable element-derived protein 7 isoform X1, with amino-acid sequence MNKRGKYTTLNLEEKMKVLSRIEAGRSLKSVMDEFGISKSTFYDIKKNKKLILDFVLKQDMPLVGAEKRKRTTGAKYGDVDDAVYMWYQQKRSAGVPVRGVELQAAAERFAQCFGRTDFKASTGWLFRFRNRHAIGNRKGCGEQVLSSVSENVEPFRQKLSMIIKEEKLCLAQLYSGDETDLFWKSMPENSQASRKDICLPGKKINKERLSALLCANADGTHKLKSIIIGKSKLPKSVKEDTSTLPVIYKPSKDVWFTRELFSEWFFQNFVPEVRHFQLNVLRFHEEDIRALLLLDSCPAHPSSESLTSEDGRIKCMFFPHNTSTLIQPMNQGVILSCKRLYRWKQLEESLVIFEESDDEQEKGDKGVSKIKMYNIKSAIFNWAKSWDEVKQITIANAWENLLYKKEPEYDFQGLEDGDYREILEKCGELETKLDDNRVWLNGDEEKGCLLKTKGGITKEVVQKGGETEKQTAEFKLSAVRENLDYLLDFVDATPEFQRFHFTLKEMQQEIVKKQFQSKICSRTGSFLKPRPHNIKDSFSGPSTSGSNH; translated from the coding sequence ATGAATAAGAGAGGGAAATATACAACACTGAATCTGGAGGAGAAAATGAAGGTTCTAAGTAGAATTGAAGCTGGACGATCACTTAAAAGTGTAATGGATGAATTTGGAATCAGTAAGTCAACAttttatgacattaaaaaaaataagaagttaaTTCTAGACTTTGTACTAAAGCAGGACATGCCATTAGTAGGGgctgagaagagaaagaggacaaCCGGAGCCAAATATGGTGATGTAGATGATGCGGTCTACATGTGGTACCAACAGAAACGCTCAGCTGGTGTTCCGGTAAGAGGCGTGGAGCTTCAGGCTGCTGCAGAGAGATTCGCACAATGTTTTGGGCGAACAGATTTCAAAGCTAGCACTGGTTGGCTTTTTAGATTTCGAAATCGGCATGCAATTGGGAACCGAAAAGGATGTGGCGAACAAGTCCTAAGTTCAGTTTCTGAAAATGTTGAACCATTTCGACAAAAACTGTCCATGATAATCAAAGAGGAGAAGCTGTGTCTAGCTCAGCTATACAGTGGGGATGAAACAGACCTCTTTTGGAAGTCAATGCCAGAAAATTCTCAGGCAAGTAGGAAGGATATCTGCCTAccagggaagaaaataaacaaagaaaggtTGTCTGCCCTTTTATGTGCAAATGCAGATGGAACTCATAAATTAAAGTCAATCATTATTGGAAAATCAAAACTGCCCAAAAGTGTGAAAGAGGACACAAGTACATTGCCTGTGATATATAAACCCAGTAAAGATGTTTGGTTCACCAGAGAATTGTTTTCAGAATGGTTTTTTCAAAACTTTGTTCCTGAGGTCCGACATTTTCAACTTAATGTCCTAAGATTTCATGAAGAGGACATCAGGGCGTTGTTACTTCTGGACAGTTGCCCAGCTCATCCTTCCTCTGAATCACTAACCAGTGAGGATGGTCGAATAAAATGTATGTTCTTTCCCCATAACACTTCAACCTTGATTCAGCCAATGAATCAAGGTGTGATCTTGAGTTGCAAACGACTGTATAGATGGAAGCAACTTGAAGAGAGTCTTGTAATATTTGAAGAAAGTGATGATGAGCAAGAGAAAGGAGATAAAGGagtttccaaaattaaaatgtacaatataaaAAGTGCAATTTTTAACTGGGCAAAAAGTTGGGATGAAGTAAAACAAATAACCATAGCAAATGCATGGGAAAATCTTCTTTACAAAAAGGAACCTGAATATGATTTTCAAGGCTTAGAAGATGGGGATTATAGAGAAATTCTTGAAAAATGTGGGGAGTTGGAAACTAAGTTGGATGATAATAGGGTGTGGTTAAATGGAGATGAAGAAAAGGGTTGTCTCCTAAAAACCAAAGGTGGAATAACAAAGGAAGTTGTTCAAAAAGGAGGAGAAACTGAGAAGCAGACTGCTGAATTTAAATTATCTGCTGTAAGAGAGAATTTGGACTACCTTCTTGACTTTGTTGATGCCACACCTGAGTTTCAGAGATTCCACTTCACACTGAAAGAGATGCAACAAGAAATAGTCAAGAAACAGTTCCAGAGTAAAATCTGTTCTAGAACTGGTAGCTTTTTGAAACCTAGGCCTCATAATATTAAGGACTCCTTCAGTGGGCCTTCAACTTCTGGTTCTAATCATTAG